The window TAGTTGAATTGTCGTCGCTAATTTTTTCTTCCCTCGGTAAAGACGATTTTCAACAGCTGCCTTCGTCAAATGCAAGGCCTCTGCAATTTCCCTAGTGGATAATTGTAGATAGTATTTCATCATAAAAATATCCCGATCAATACTTTCTAATTGACTAATTGCCAACAGTAATTCGTTTCTTTGTTCTTTTTTCACAAGCTCCTCCTGTACGTCTCCTAAATCGGATTTCTGAGCAAGCCCCTCATCACTTTGCTCACGCGCTTGCTGTTTTTCAAGCTTACGAAATACATCAATAGCTTTATATTTGGTCAGCATTCCCATCCACTTTTTAAAATCTTCAGGCTCCCCTTTAAATTGTTTTGCATTTTGCCAAACTGCTAAAAACACATCATTCACACAGTCATCGACAGCATCTTTACTAATGCCAGACAACACCTTAAAAGCGATAGCGTGCACAAAACCCGAATAATATTCAATTACGTATTCAAGCGCATCTTCCTTTTGTTTCTGTAATCGATTTATAAAATTTTTAGCATTACAACCCATCTTCTCGCCTCCTTTGTTTCGTTCAAATTCTTTTTCAATAACTATATCGAAGCACGCAGGCTAAAACTCTCATTTATTTTAGTACGACATTTCGTGTTCTTAGCGGGTTTCATTTATAATTAATTTCATAATGAAGAATTGCACTCCATGCTACTTCCCAAAATACAAGCTATGCGCTATTCTTTAAGTTCTATCGGTTATGAACATCAATTATAAAATTGAAAGGGCGTGCGAAATCATGCAGGAACCAATTATTTTAGTTGTGGATGACGAGGCTGACTTAGCAAATCTACTAAAGGCTAGTCTCCAAAAAGAGGGCTTCAAACATATCCATACAGCTGGCTCAATTACCGATGCCTGGACGAGCTTTCAACAGCATTCCCCTAATATCGTACTACTGGATGTGATGCTACCAGACGGTGAAGGATACGATTTATGCAGACGTATTCGAGAAGTATCACATGTACCTGTGCTTTTCATGTCGGCTAAAACAGAAGAAATAGATAAAATTTTAGGCCTCGCTATTGGTGGTGATGATTATATTACAAAGCCCTTTAGCCCAAAGGAGGTAGCCTACCGTGTGAAGGCACAGCTACGCCGAGCAGGCTATCAAACACAAGAAGCACCGCCAACCAATACATCGGAAGCCTTACAGGTTGGACCTTTTCTACTAAATGGTGATGAAACCGAAGTACATAAGGATGGCACATTATTGGAACTAACTGCTAAAGAGATTGGTTTACTGGCCTGCTTTATGCACAATCCAAATCGCATTTTAAGCAAGGAAACGCTGTTTGAACGTGTATGGGGTGAAGATTTCTTTGGCTCTGACAACACGGTCATGGTACACATTCGACGTCTCCGCGAGAAGATTGAAAACGATGCATCGAAACCTGTTTTCATTACGACTGTCAAAGGACTCGGTTATAAATTCATTGTGACGAAAGAGGCACAGACATGAAGTGGCGACTTACGGCTCGCTTTTTATTTTCTGTGATATCTATTGTCATCATCGTTATTTTCGTGAATACTGCAATTCTTATAGGACTCCTTATTTATCAGCAGGTAAGCCACTTTGATAGTACTACCGCTAGTACAGAAGAGGCCTTTGTCCGAGCATTTGAGCAGTACATTGATGAGAGTGGTACTATCAGTAATGAAGGGCTACAGCAATTACATCAACGGAATGCATGGATTCAATTGCTTGATCCAAATGGGCAGGTCATTGATTCACATTTCGCCCCAGAGAACGCCCTTTCTCATTATGCACCTGTCGATTTAATTCAAGTTTACAAATATAAGGAATTCGATTTTGACACAACCGTTTATGTAGGAAGTAAAAGTGAAAATGATATCAACTATCTAATCGGTATTAAAGGTAGTGGCGTTTCAAGGTATGTCGCCCACCTGTCTGGCGAATCGACTTTACAACTTATCGGGAAATACGGTCTACTGATTGTCTTCGCTGATTTACTTGTGGCGACTCTTGTAGGTTGGCTATTCGGCCGTGCTTTAACCAAGCCTCTTTACGCAATGATTGAACGCATTCAACATTTAAAAAATCACAAGCATTTACCTATAAAAACGCCAAAGGGTGTCTATCAGCCTGTATTTGAAAATTTAAATGAGGTGTCGAGCGAGCTAGCTGCATATGAGCAGGAGCGTAAACGATTGGAAATAATGCGGGAGGAATGGATTAGTAATGTCTCACACGATATGAAAACGCCACTCGCTTCCATTCGAGGTTATGCAGAGCTGCTGAATGATGAGAGCCTAACGCCAAGCGAACAGACCAAATACGCGCGTATCATCGAAAAACAGTCATTGCATATGCAAGATTTACTTGATGATTTGAACTTAACGATGCGACTAAGACATCAGCAGTTACCACTGTCATTTACCGAGGTCAACATGGTTCAGTTTATACGCGAAATTGTTATCGATACACTCAATATGCCTCAATATGAGCAAGCTAATATTGATTTTGATGCCAATGCTAACCTAATCCAGCATAGTATTGACATACACTTTATGCGCCGTGCTGTCATGAATTTTTTACACAATGCGTTGCTCCATAATCCGCCAGATGTAAATGTACATGTCCTTGTCGAAGAGCATTCAATTACAATTTCTGACGATGGCAATGGTATTTCCGCTGAAGATCTTTCCCATATTTTTGAGCGCTACTACCGTGGTACAAATACCGAACTAACACATGGCACGGGACTTGGTACTGCCATTGCTCGAGATATTATAGAAGCCCATGGGGGATCCGTGACCATTACTTCTGAAGAACGACAAGGGACAACGGTTAGCATTCAATTAAAAGAAACTTTCCAAAAAGCCAAAACAGATTAAAAGTATTTGTCGATGCTTTGCCTATGCACAGAGCTTAGATATTGCTGACACGCTTAATATTCACACAAAAGGAGGTGCCTCAGCATATTTGCTGAGACACCTCCTTGCTCGTTTTTATTTCAAATGTTTTTGTACCTTTGCAGGCATATCCTCAAACTGTACTTCATCATATGATGTAACTACGTTTTCTTTTTTCACATAAAGCTTTAAATAGGCATCATGACGTAAATTTTTTTGTGCAGAAAACTTCAGTGTCGTTTCGTCGCCCTTGTCATTAAAGGCTGGAAGCTCGTACCAATACGACTCTAAAATCTGTCCGTCACCCGCCTTATATTCCTCTACTTCACCATCAGAAGTAATATGCACATAATATGTGTCTTTATTTAAACGGTTAAAGTCAACTGTCATGAGCACTATTAGACCTGCCACAAATAATATAAACAATGCTCCAATACCAAAGAAAACTTTTTTCATTTTATTTGGCCTCCTGTCTCACAATTTTATAAAATGATCGTACTGTAAAGATATAATATAAACCATAGATTGCTGAATATGCGACCATCCATAGCATAACTGGCTTTGTCATATCCATATTAAATAACTTCGAAAAGGCTATCAGCGCAAATGAACTATGCACGATGCCCACAACGAGTGGAGCACCAAATATCACGGCAACTTGCCCTGCAACAGTTTTCAATATTTGCTTGCTGTTAACACCAATTTTATTTAAAATTGCATATTTCGCCTGATCTTCTTCCGCTTCCGTTAAAATTTTAAAGTAAATGATGCTACCTGTAGCCGCTAGGAATACGAGCCCTAAAAAGCTTCCCACAAATAGTAGTGATCCAACTGTAGCTATACTGTCTTTATAGCTTTGCGGTACGCTTGAAAATCCTTCTTGTTGATCGCTCGAAAGCTGTTCGTAGATTTCCTGCGATACGCTCTGTTGCTTCAAGTCATTATCCATACCTACTACCTGCATCATAATCTCGTCTGCATTTGCTGCTGTAAACTCCTTGTCATTCACAACAAGAACTGTACCAGCTGCAATAAAGTTTAACACACTATCTGTATACATTTCATCGACATGGAATGAGTCACCGTTTTTCAACATAAAATTTTCACCTGTAAAATCATGTGAAAAGCGTTCATCATAACTAGCATCTAGTAAGATTGTTGAACCATCTACAATGTGTAACTCATGTTCTTTTCCCTGCAATTTTGCCAAACGATTGTAATCAGATTCCTTCAATAATGTATATTCAAAATACGCAAATTCATTATCGACCCGTAAACTTTTCGCAGTAAGCGATTCATTGTACAACACATTCTTTTGAGAAAATTCTACAGGCTCACCCTTCCACATGAATGTATTAGGCAGCATTTGGCGTACTGACGCCTCTGTATTGTAATACATCCCAAAAACGCCACCACCTGCTGTAATGGTTGTTGCACTTAAAATCGCAATGATAGACAGCGATTTCGCATTTGCTCGAATGCGATACAACAATTGCGATACACCAATTAAATTCAAGCCTTTCCAAGACCAGGAAGTCGCCTTTTTCAGCGCTGTAAGTACAAATACACTGACACTATGG of the Lysinibacillus fusiformis genome contains:
- a CDS encoding sigma-70 family RNA polymerase sigma factor — its product is MGCNAKNFINRLQKQKEDALEYVIEYYSGFVHAIAFKVLSGISKDAVDDCVNDVFLAVWQNAKQFKGEPEDFKKWMGMLTKYKAIDVFRKLEKQQAREQSDEGLAQKSDLGDVQEELVKKEQRNELLLAISQLESIDRDIFMMKYYLQLSTREIAEALHLTKAAVENRLYRGKKKLATTIQLKEALT
- a CDS encoding response regulator transcription factor — protein: MQEPIILVVDDEADLANLLKASLQKEGFKHIHTAGSITDAWTSFQQHSPNIVLLDVMLPDGEGYDLCRRIREVSHVPVLFMSAKTEEIDKILGLAIGGDDYITKPFSPKEVAYRVKAQLRRAGYQTQEAPPTNTSEALQVGPFLLNGDETEVHKDGTLLELTAKEIGLLACFMHNPNRILSKETLFERVWGEDFFGSDNTVMVHIRRLREKIENDASKPVFITTVKGLGYKFIVTKEAQT
- a CDS encoding sensor histidine kinase, whose product is MKWRLTARFLFSVISIVIIVIFVNTAILIGLLIYQQVSHFDSTTASTEEAFVRAFEQYIDESGTISNEGLQQLHQRNAWIQLLDPNGQVIDSHFAPENALSHYAPVDLIQVYKYKEFDFDTTVYVGSKSENDINYLIGIKGSGVSRYVAHLSGESTLQLIGKYGLLIVFADLLVATLVGWLFGRALTKPLYAMIERIQHLKNHKHLPIKTPKGVYQPVFENLNEVSSELAAYEQERKRLEIMREEWISNVSHDMKTPLASIRGYAELLNDESLTPSEQTKYARIIEKQSLHMQDLLDDLNLTMRLRHQQLPLSFTEVNMVQFIREIVIDTLNMPQYEQANIDFDANANLIQHSIDIHFMRRAVMNFLHNALLHNPPDVNVHVLVEEHSITISDDGNGISAEDLSHIFERYYRGTNTELTHGTGLGTAIARDIIEAHGGSVTITSEERQGTTVSIQLKETFQKAKTD
- a CDS encoding YxeA family protein, whose protein sequence is MKKVFFGIGALFILFVAGLIVLMTVDFNRLNKDTYYVHITSDGEVEEYKAGDGQILESYWYELPAFNDKGDETTLKFSAQKNLRHDAYLKLYVKKENVVTSYDEVQFEDMPAKVQKHLK
- a CDS encoding ABC transporter permease, whose translation is MTLFSLARKNVQRNLSNYFLYIASMVFSIMIYFTFVTLKYNEDISSVTGMSQQIKGLMSASSVVLLFFIVIFIAYSNSFFMKKRKKEVALYSLLGVRKQKIGLMLFFENLVIGLVSLVLGIVIGFFMSKVLLTILVRLMGYEVVANLPFSSEAILNTAGIFAVLFLFTSLQGYRVIYQFKLIDLFHAEKQGEKIPRASLVAAILGTALIAFGYYTAASDIFTSPIWRLFTILGTPLLVIGVTIAGTYLLFHSVSVFVLTALKKATSWSWKGLNLIGVSQLLYRIRANAKSLSIIAILSATTITAGGGVFGMYYNTEASVRQMLPNTFMWKGEPVEFSQKNVLYNESLTAKSLRVDNEFAYFEYTLLKESDYNRLAKLQGKEHELHIVDGSTILLDASYDERFSHDFTGENFMLKNGDSFHVDEMYTDSVLNFIAAGTVLVVNDKEFTAANADEIMMQVVGMDNDLKQQSVSQEIYEQLSSDQQEGFSSVPQSYKDSIATVGSLLFVGSFLGLVFLAATGSIIYFKILTEAEEDQAKYAILNKIGVNSKQILKTVAGQVAVIFGAPLVVGIVHSSFALIAFSKLFNMDMTKPVMLWMVAYSAIYGLYYIFTVRSFYKIVRQEAK